ATGTGTTTCTGCCTTCCCTGCAAAAAAGAAAGTGGCGGTAAGTGCCAATATCTACTACTGGGAAGATGGTGGCGCAGTGAATAAATAAAGCACGGCAAAGCTGTTCCTTTATTGATTCTCTGCATCCCCTCCAGAAAACATTGCAAAAAAAAATTAGAAGCTTCACCAAAACTTTATTTGGTGAAGCTTCTAAACAATTAAGCCAAGATTTTATATTATTGCTGTCCGGTAAAACTTAAATAGCCTATAAATCCTTGCGGAATTGCCTTTATATAGGTAATTCCGCATTCTTTTTTGAAATCCAAGCCCCCTAATCAAATAAATCAAGTTCTTTTGGTGGTGCATTTGCCTTTTCTGCCATTATGATGAGTTCATCATTCTGTGGATTTTCCATAAATGAGATGAAATCAGTGTAATACATCAGTGTGAGCCTTAGCATGGTTACCAGCTGCGAGAAGGATACGTGTCTTTTTATCATTCTGGAGATAACGGTACAGAGCAGATTGGCAATGAGTACCACCCATGTCTGTATCTGTATGGCATTTACACTGTCACCATAGAAGAAATGCAGTGGGAAGTTCTGCTTGAGCTGCTTGTAAAGGGACTCAATAGCCCACCTGCGCTTGTAAATCTCCTCAAGGTCCTTTACATCAAGCTCAAGGTTATTGGTCAACAGGACAACTGACTTATGTGAGTTATTACTCCATAGTTCCACTCGTCTTGCCTGGTGTCTTATCTCCCCCTTCTCAAAGACAATCTTCTTGTCTGTATGTGTAACCAACCCATCAGGGCTTACATAGGTTACTGAGGACAACTCCGTATAGGTGAGATTCTTCTTCATCTTGGTCACATAGCATACCCCTTCCTCTGTAAGTCGCTGGAACTGTGCATAATCAACGTATGCCCTGTCCATGGTAAGGGTAGCATCCTTAGGAAGATGCACTTCTTTAAGTAGATAATGGTCATGCGTGGCGGCAGAGGTAAGCTGTACGACCATGGGAACGCCAACATGGTACTTCATGACCGTATGAACCTTCATACCGCCTTTCTTCTTACCACTCTTGGGGTGTCTGCCTACACCCTTGAGTATGTTGTCAAAAAGGATAATCGTAGTTGAATCCATCATATACAGAAGCTTTTCCCATGTCTTCTGTTCACCTTTAGGGCGGCTGTCCGATAAAAAAGAACCATAACGATCTAAGAGGTACGCATAAACGCTTGCAAAGAACTCTTGTGGGCGACGCTTGTTGGCATCAGCAAGCGTACTACGACGAACGACATAGTCGATGCCAAGATGATGCAGTTTGTTTACTTCAGCCTTCATGCCTATCTCCACTTCCCGAAGAGAATCAAAGTGTTTGAGAACACCAAAGAGCATTATGACAAGGTGAGTCCACCCGTCAAGACGCTTTACATAAGCTTCACTTCGGGGTGTTTCAAGGCTAATTTGCTTGATTTGTTGCTTATCGAGTAATTTTATTACCTGATGATAGACCGGCTGTCCGATAAAATATGTACTTTTGCCCATGTTATTGAAGTTTTTTCGCAGAAACAAAAGTAACAAAAAGGGCTGAAATCCAAATACGGATTTTAGCCCTTAACTTTTATATGTGGAAAAGGTTTACCGGACAGCAATAATTTTTAAATTAATGTAAGCTATACTATTTATAGTTCATATTTTTTTCTTTTCATAGATTTAGATGATAGTTTCTATTTGCTTGCAAAAGTAATATGTTTCTTATTATAGCCTTTCAAAATGACTGTTAAATAATTTCATATTTACGATTTTGTAACTTTTTTGTGAACGAGGTTGAATATTTGTTTTCGTTTTATATTTTTTAATCCCTTAGCTAAATTTTGTTGATGGAATGCTCATAACGGGAGGTTTTGCGCATCGGTGTTTTCCCTCTGGCTGTCTTTTCAAAGAAGATAATGTGTTATTGGTTAGTGGTTTGTAAGTAGTTGAAGATCAGTATGTAAATGGTTGATTTTCATTTGTGCGAAGAATACAGTCCATTCTTCGCAAAAACGCATTGTAATTGTGCGAAGATTGTTTTGCATTCTTCGCACAATTACAAAACGCATTTCCAACTGCCTGTCTTGAGTTCAGGATAAAGTGGAAAATGGACGAGCGAAAAGTAAAGAAATTTTTGACGTGGATGCTCTCGTTTACTTATATTTCCAATCCTTTCGAGCGCATAAGGTATTCCGCTTTTTTGAGCGCATTGTATTCCTCTATGGGCATTATCACTACGCTCTCGTTGTTGGGTCGGTGGATAATCAGCGATTCGCCGTTCTGTGCAACGCTGTCAAGATACTCTTCCAAGTTGTTTCCGAAATCAATATAGTTGGTAGTTCTCATTGCTTTAATCGTTTATAATGCAAATAATAGGTACATATTTCTGTACCTGCAAGTGATGATGAAAATAAATAAAATTGAGTTCGGGGTGTGAATCAGCAAGAGGAGCAAGTAAGCAGGTCGTGAATCTGTGAGAGCCGATGCTGTGGCGCAACTGGATAATTCGGTATAAGCCACTGCAATATTGCCTCTCACAGATTTCACAGACCCACAGAATCTTCTCTCTGTCTCTGCCCACAGAGAAGGCAAAGCCTTCAAGGATAGCACAGATAATTGATGAGCAACGACGGGGCATTTATTCAATACATTCATTGTCGCAAGGAATCTGTGCAATCCTTGAATGCCCTGCATTCTCTGTGTGGGAAATGAAATCTGTGAATCTGCGAAATCTGTGAGAGCCAAACTTGTTTTCTTCTCAAATGGTTCGCTTGCTTGCTCGTCCACTCGCCCCTTGTATCCTCGTCCCCTTACTTCTAATGCGCCTCGAGCCAGTTGTCTCCCCATCCGGCATCGGCCACGAGGGGCACGTTGAGAGGGTAGGCATTCTGCATTTCTTCTATCACGATGCGCTCAACGCGTTCCTGTTCTTCAGGATATACCGAGAAGTTGAGTTCGTCGTGTACCTGAAGAATCATCTTTGAGCGGATGTTCTCCCGCTTGAAACGCTCCCAAATCCGAATCATTGCCACCTTGATGATGTCAGCTTCAGAGCCTTGGATGGGCGCATTGATGGCGTTTCGCTCGGCAAAACCACGCACGGTGCCGTTCTTGCTGTTGATAGCGGCCAGATAGCGGCGACGGTGGAAGATGGTTTCGGCGTAGCCCTTCTGCCGTGCATCCTCCTTTGCCTTCTCCATATAGGCCTGAACCTTCGGGAAAGTCTTGAAATAGCCGTCTATGAGTTCCTTTGCTTCGGCGTTGGGAATGTCCATACGCTGCGCCAGACCGTAGGTAGTGATGCCGTAGATGATGCCGAAGTTGGCCTGTTTTGCCTTCTTTCGCTGTGCATCGGTAACGTCGTCGATGTTCTCGTGCCATATCTGCGCAGCCGTTGCACGGTGGATGTCGTGGCCGCTGCGGAACGATTCCATCATATTCTCGTCTTCCGAGAGATGCGCCATAATGCGCAGTTCTATCTGACTGTAATCTGCTGAAAAGAATTTACAGTTTTCTTCCGGAATGAAGCACTTGCGAATCTCCTTTCCGTCGTCGGTGCGCACGGGAATATTCTGCAGGTTCGGATCGCTCGACGACAGGCGGCCGGTGGCTGTAAGAGCCTGATTGAACGACGTGTGGATGTGTCCCGTACTCCTCTTGATCAGTTTTGGGAGCGCATCTATATAGGTGCTGAGCAGTTTCTTTATTCCTCTGTAACTCAGTATCTTTTCAACGATGGGGTGCTTTGCCTGAAGACTGACGAGAACTTCCTCGCTCGTAACGTATTGTCCTGTCTTTGTCTTCTTCGGTTTCTCCATTATCTGCAACTTGCCGAAGAGAATATCGCCCACCTGTCTGGGGCTTGATATGTTGAACTGTTCGCCTGCCAATTCGTAAATTTCCCTCTCGCAGCCATTCATACGTTCGGTAAATATTCTTGAAGTTTCTTCCAATGCTTCGGTGTCGAGGCGCACTCCGTGGAGTTCCATATCGGCAAGCACCGGAATGAGTGGCATCTCGATGTTCCAGAACAGTTCTTCGGCATTTACTTCTTTGAGTTTAGGCTCCAGAACATTCTTCAGACGCAGCGTGATGTCGGCATCCTCGCACGCATATTCATAAACATCCGTGGGCGGGAGGTCGCGCATATTTTTCTGATTCTTTCCCTTCGGACCTATCAGCTCGTCAATATGAACCGTTTTGTAGTTGAGAAGCGTCTCTGCCATAAAGTCCATATTGTGGTGAAGCTCGGGTTGGATGAGATAATGCGCAATCATTGTGTCGAACATTTTACCCTGCACAGTAACTCCGTATTTGTGCAACACCTCGTAATCGTACTTTATGTTCTGGCCGATTTTGAGAATTTCAGGATTTTCGTACAGTGGTTTGAAGATGTTTACAAGTTTTAAGGCTTCTTCACGTTCGCTCGGTATTGCCACATAAAAAGCCTTTTTCTCTTCCACCGAAAAGCTCAAACCCACCAATTCTGCATCAATCGCATCCGTTGAAGTGGTTTCTGTGTCCAGACTGACAAATTGTTTTGTCAAGAAATAATCACAAATGCGCTTTGCTTCTTCCTCATTATCAATGAGTTTATAGTCTGTCTGCGTGGTTTTAAGGCTCTCAAAACTCTCGTTTTTTGGAGTTTCCTGACCGATGGACGAATTTACGGCAAATAAATCGAGCTGTAAATCATCGTTTTTTTGCGTTTGTTGAGGTTCATTAACAAACTTCTTCAAGAGCGTTCTGAACTCCAATTCGGTAAAGATTTCGCGCAGTTTCTCCTCATCGGGCTGTTCCATCTTCAGCTCGTCCCACTTTATATCGATGGGAACATCGGTACGGATGGTGGCAAGGAACTTTGAAATCTTTATGTCCTCAACGGCAGCTTCCACCTTTTCGCGCAGCTTGCCCTTGATTTCGTCCGTGTGTTGGAGCATATTGTCGATAGAACCAAACTGATTGATGAGTTTGGCGGCTGTCTTTTCGCCCACGCCGGGGCATCCGGGAAAGTTGTCTGCTGTGTCGCCCATCAGAGCCAGCAGGTCGATAACCTGTTGCGGGGTGGGGATGCCGTATTTCTCCTGCACCTCCTTTTCGCCAATCTGTTCATATCCGCCACCGTGTCGGGGACGATACATATATACATTCGGGCGAATGAGCTGCCCGTAGTCTTTATCCGGCGTGAGCATAAAAGTCTCGATTCCATCGGCACCGGCACGCAGAGCCACCGTTCCGATGATGTCGTCGGCCTCGAATCCGTCCACCTGCATTATCGGGATGCGCATAGCCTTGAGAATGCTCTTGATGAGAGGAACGGCTAGCTTTATGTCTTCGGGTGTTTCCTCGCGTTGCGCCTTGTATTCGGGATAGGCTTCGTGCCGGAAGGTGAGTCCGTGGTCGAAAGCCACACCGATATGCGTGGGTTGTTCCTTCGTTATGACTTCGTTCAACGTGTTGCAGAAGCCCAAAACGGCCGATGTATTCAGCCCTTTTGAATTGATTCTTGGGTTTTTGATGAATGCATAGTACGAACGATAGATGAGCGCATAGGCATCGATGAGAAACAATTTATCCATATTAAATCTTATTTTTAAGGGTAAAATTACTAAAAAAATGCCACATATACCGATTATATTCAGTAATTTTGTGTCAAAATTATCTCGTATGGATTATCTCTCGATCATAAAACAACCGATTAATCAGGAACTGGATGAATTTATCTCACTCTTCAACCAATCCTTAACCCACGAGGAAGGGCTGCTTGCGAAAGCCTTGGAGCACATTCGGAACCGTGGCGGAAAGCGAATGCGTCCGATTCTGATGCTGCTCATTGCCAAGAATTTCGGCAAGGTTACGCACGTGGCTCAGAACGCTGCAA
The Prevotella sp. HUN102 genome window above contains:
- a CDS encoding IS4 family transposase translates to MGKSTYFIGQPVYHQVIKLLDKQQIKQISLETPRSEAYVKRLDGWTHLVIMLFGVLKHFDSLREVEIGMKAEVNKLHHLGIDYVVRRSTLADANKRRPQEFFASVYAYLLDRYGSFLSDSRPKGEQKTWEKLLYMMDSTTIILFDNILKGVGRHPKSGKKKGGMKVHTVMKYHVGVPMVVQLTSAATHDHYLLKEVHLPKDATLTMDRAYVDYAQFQRLTEEGVCYVTKMKKNLTYTELSSVTYVSPDGLVTHTDKKIVFEKGEIRHQARRVELWSNNSHKSVVLLTNNLELDVKDLEEIYKRRWAIESLYKQLKQNFPLHFFYGDSVNAIQIQTWVVLIANLLCTVISRMIKRHVSFSQLVTMLRLTLMYYTDFISFMENPQNDELIIMAEKANAPPKELDLFD
- the polA gene encoding DNA polymerase I — translated: MDKLFLIDAYALIYRSYYAFIKNPRINSKGLNTSAVLGFCNTLNEVITKEQPTHIGVAFDHGLTFRHEAYPEYKAQREETPEDIKLAVPLIKSILKAMRIPIMQVDGFEADDIIGTVALRAGADGIETFMLTPDKDYGQLIRPNVYMYRPRHGGGYEQIGEKEVQEKYGIPTPQQVIDLLALMGDTADNFPGCPGVGEKTAAKLINQFGSIDNMLQHTDEIKGKLREKVEAAVEDIKISKFLATIRTDVPIDIKWDELKMEQPDEEKLREIFTELEFRTLLKKFVNEPQQTQKNDDLQLDLFAVNSSIGQETPKNESFESLKTTQTDYKLIDNEEEAKRICDYFLTKQFVSLDTETTSTDAIDAELVGLSFSVEEKKAFYVAIPSEREEALKLVNIFKPLYENPEILKIGQNIKYDYEVLHKYGVTVQGKMFDTMIAHYLIQPELHHNMDFMAETLLNYKTVHIDELIGPKGKNQKNMRDLPPTDVYEYACEDADITLRLKNVLEPKLKEVNAEELFWNIEMPLIPVLADMELHGVRLDTEALEETSRIFTERMNGCEREIYELAGEQFNISSPRQVGDILFGKLQIMEKPKKTKTGQYVTSEEVLVSLQAKHPIVEKILSYRGIKKLLSTYIDALPKLIKRSTGHIHTSFNQALTATGRLSSSDPNLQNIPVRTDDGKEIRKCFIPEENCKFFSADYSQIELRIMAHLSEDENMMESFRSGHDIHRATAAQIWHENIDDVTDAQRKKAKQANFGIIYGITTYGLAQRMDIPNAEAKELIDGYFKTFPKVQAYMEKAKEDARQKGYAETIFHRRRYLAAINSKNGTVRGFAERNAINAPIQGSEADIIKVAMIRIWERFKRENIRSKMILQVHDELNFSVYPEEQERVERIVIEEMQNAYPLNVPLVADAGWGDNWLEAH
- a CDS encoding type II toxin-antitoxin system Phd/YefM family antitoxin — translated: MRTTNYIDFGNNLEEYLDSVAQNGESLIIHRPNNESVVIMPIEEYNALKKAEYLMRSKGLEI